A region from the Alkalispirochaeta americana genome encodes:
- a CDS encoding serine hydrolase domain-containing protein: MNDNSVQSPGRTRGLEIEALFHRHVERDPTIRNAYLLVHSDTLGIHMNLAAGPGEGQGVSPQQPVFMASVGKLFTSVILATLHEQGVLSFHDPIERYLPPEMMKNLHVWKGKDYSSNIQIRHLLNQTSGLPDNFFPLLKKVMADHTISMTPQDAVEWTKGNLTPRAAPGKRAHYTDTNYHLLGLIVEEVCGEPFHIVLKKVIFDPVGMKGAYMLHRSEPAAPSSCPEAGFYIGETRLNNLKALAGIDYAGGGVVAPMEDLLLFMKALVGLHLVSRDTLAIMKDDKANLYPGFDYGYGIWQVRPVPLLIPPQYDSWGVLGATGAYMFYHPALETYLIGSFNHTSWQKKCVRFMFKVMRLLHGLK; the protein is encoded by the coding sequence ATGAACGATAACTCTGTCCAATCACCAGGCCGGACCAGGGGATTGGAAATTGAAGCACTCTTTCACCGGCACGTAGAAAGAGACCCAACCATACGAAACGCCTATCTGCTGGTACATTCCGATACCTTGGGTATCCATATGAACCTCGCAGCAGGACCAGGAGAGGGACAGGGAGTGTCCCCGCAGCAACCTGTCTTTATGGCCAGCGTGGGGAAGCTCTTTACGTCGGTCATTCTGGCGACCTTGCATGAACAGGGAGTTCTGTCCTTTCACGATCCCATCGAGCGCTACCTTCCCCCGGAAATGATGAAAAACCTGCATGTATGGAAGGGAAAGGATTATTCTTCCAACATCCAGATCCGGCATCTTTTAAACCAGACCTCGGGTTTACCCGATAATTTCTTTCCTCTCCTCAAAAAAGTGATGGCCGACCACACTATCTCCATGACGCCGCAAGACGCCGTTGAATGGACAAAAGGGAATTTGACACCCCGGGCAGCGCCTGGCAAGCGGGCACATTACACCGATACGAACTACCACCTTCTGGGACTGATCGTCGAGGAGGTCTGCGGGGAACCCTTTCATATTGTCCTGAAAAAGGTAATCTTTGATCCGGTGGGGATGAAAGGGGCTTATATGCTCCATCGATCCGAACCGGCAGCACCTTCCTCCTGCCCCGAGGCGGGCTTCTACATCGGGGAAACCAGGCTGAACAATCTAAAGGCGCTCGCCGGTATTGACTACGCCGGCGGTGGCGTGGTGGCACCAATGGAAGATTTGCTTTTGTTCATGAAAGCTCTGGTGGGACTTCATCTGGTGTCGAGGGATACGCTGGCGATCATGAAGGACGACAAGGCAAACCTGTACCCCGGCTTTGATTATGGATACGGCATCTGGCAGGTGCGGCCTGTTCCGCTTCTTATTCCCCCACAGTATGATTCGTGGGGTGTGCTGGGAGCAACAGGGGCGTACATGTTCTACCATCCAGCGCTGGAGACCTATCTGATTGGCAGCTTTAATCATACATCATGGCAGAAAAAGTGCGTGCGCTTCATGTTTAAGGTCATGCGCCTGTTGCATGGCCTGAAATGA
- the recQ gene encoding DNA helicase RecQ, with translation MTRDLQKELRRKLKHAFGFSTFKANQEEIVQATLNGRDVFAALPTGGGKSLCYQLPALFREGITVVVSPLIALMKDQVDGARENGLAAAYLNSSQSSDAARTVWRDLAAGRVKLLYVSPERLAGAEFRDALKQFGVSAFAVDEAHCVSEWGHEFRPDYRTLRCLRTEFNTVPISAFTATATQTVQDDIVTQLELRDPLIVRAGFNRPELSYRVARKHSVEQQILDFLQDHPGEPGIIYRSTRKSTELTAEKLRAAGIDARPYHAGLPDTERGRVQEDFVRDSLQVVVATIAFGMGIDKSNVRWVLHGDLPRSLEGYYQETGRAGRDGEKADTLLLWGSQDMAIIRRHIAHMQVDEERRAAEQRLYEVLRYVETSLCRRTSLLSHFDESFPGNCGACDICLGEVEFSDYTVPAQKILSAAVRTGEVFGAHHLIDIVTGTTTERVLERRHQELPTFGVGSDHDRPWWLGLIRDLEAAYFVARHEGEGGRPGGFFLTGRGRRLLQGREHFSSARDFAPTSSPHPGMTIGSTRTLSGVSRKKSASNTPQPLRPHQEELFVCLKKFRKKLAAERGVPPYIVFSDKTLRVMAMNRPTDAQALLRCHGVGDRKLEAYGEQFLEIIRGFLSPRDVSSETSPENGEKS, from the coding sequence GTGACACGGGATCTGCAGAAAGAACTTCGACGAAAATTGAAACACGCCTTTGGCTTCTCAACCTTCAAGGCAAATCAGGAAGAGATCGTTCAGGCCACTTTGAACGGACGCGATGTATTTGCCGCCCTGCCTACGGGGGGCGGCAAATCTCTGTGCTATCAACTGCCCGCCCTGTTCCGGGAAGGCATCACCGTGGTAGTGAGCCCCCTTATCGCTCTTATGAAGGATCAGGTTGACGGAGCCCGCGAGAATGGCCTGGCTGCGGCCTATCTCAATAGTAGCCAAAGTTCGGATGCGGCCAGAACCGTTTGGCGTGATCTTGCCGCTGGACGGGTAAAGCTCCTCTATGTCTCACCGGAACGCCTGGCCGGAGCGGAGTTCCGCGATGCCCTGAAGCAATTCGGAGTCAGTGCTTTTGCTGTTGATGAAGCTCATTGTGTCTCGGAGTGGGGTCATGAGTTCCGTCCGGACTACCGAACCCTGCGATGCCTCCGCACGGAGTTTAACACCGTGCCAATTTCGGCCTTCACCGCTACCGCTACCCAGACAGTACAGGACGATATTGTCACGCAGCTGGAGCTACGGGACCCCCTGATCGTTCGCGCTGGTTTCAACCGCCCGGAACTCAGCTACCGCGTGGCGCGCAAACACTCAGTGGAGCAGCAGATTCTTGATTTCCTGCAAGACCACCCGGGCGAGCCGGGGATCATCTACCGTTCCACCCGAAAATCCACCGAGCTGACCGCCGAAAAGCTCCGGGCTGCCGGCATTGATGCCAGGCCGTATCACGCCGGGCTTCCTGACACGGAACGGGGCCGAGTGCAAGAAGACTTTGTTCGGGATTCCCTGCAGGTTGTGGTAGCTACCATTGCCTTTGGCATGGGCATCGACAAATCCAACGTCCGATGGGTTCTCCACGGCGATCTTCCGCGCAGCCTGGAAGGATACTACCAGGAGACCGGCCGGGCGGGACGGGATGGCGAAAAGGCTGATACCTTGCTGCTCTGGGGCTCCCAGGACATGGCAATCATCCGGCGACATATTGCACATATGCAGGTTGATGAGGAACGTCGAGCGGCAGAACAGCGTCTTTACGAGGTTCTCCGGTACGTCGAGACCTCCCTCTGTCGCCGAACCAGTCTGCTGTCCCACTTTGACGAGAGTTTTCCCGGCAACTGTGGGGCCTGCGATATCTGCCTTGGTGAGGTTGAGTTTTCCGACTATACCGTGCCAGCACAGAAAATTCTTTCTGCAGCGGTGCGAACCGGCGAAGTCTTTGGAGCCCATCACCTGATCGATATTGTCACAGGCACCACCACAGAGAGGGTTCTGGAGCGGAGACACCAGGAACTACCCACCTTTGGAGTTGGAAGCGATCATGACCGGCCCTGGTGGCTTGGCCTCATCCGGGATCTGGAGGCTGCTTATTTTGTCGCTCGCCATGAGGGTGAAGGCGGGCGTCCTGGGGGCTTTTTCTTGACGGGCCGGGGGCGTCGCCTTCTTCAGGGCAGGGAACACTTTTCCTCCGCAAGAGACTTTGCACCAACCAGTTCGCCACACCCAGGAATGACCATCGGTTCGACGAGGACACTCTCCGGCGTCTCCCGGAAGAAGTCCGCCAGTAATACCCCGCAACCCCTGCGCCCTCACCAGGAAGAGCTCTTTGTCTGTCTCAAGAAATTCCGCAAAAAACTTGCCGCCGAGCGAGGAGTTCCTCCCTACATCGTGTTTAGCGATAAAACGCTCCGGGTCATGGCAATGAACAGACCCACCGACGCACAGGCTCTGCTGCGCTGCCACGGAGTTGGTGATCGCAAGCTTGAAGCCTACGGAGAGCAGTTCCTTGAAATCATCCGGGGGTTTCTTTCCCCACGGGACGTCTCATCGGAGACCTCGCCGGAGAATGGAGAAAAATCCTAA
- a CDS encoding O-acetyl-ADP-ribose deacetylase, producing MKRFQIILGDITIQKVDALVNAANETLLGGGGVDGAIHRAAGPELLEACRALQGCATGDAKVTPGYQLSASWVIHTVGPIWRGGHLNEADLLASCYQRSLELACSMKIETMAFPSISTGAYGYPLDQAAAVAVDGIETFLATHQQPRLVRMVCFSQTVLDTYRMAQETWENRPDKTVRS from the coding sequence GTGAAGCGATTTCAAATTATCCTGGGTGACATCACTATTCAAAAGGTAGACGCCCTGGTAAACGCAGCGAATGAAACACTCCTCGGCGGGGGTGGGGTGGATGGTGCCATTCATCGGGCAGCAGGACCGGAATTGCTCGAGGCCTGCCGGGCCCTTCAGGGCTGTGCCACGGGTGATGCCAAAGTCACCCCGGGATATCAATTGTCCGCATCCTGGGTGATTCATACGGTAGGTCCCATATGGCGCGGAGGCCATCTGAACGAGGCTGATCTTCTGGCCTCCTGCTACCAGCGGTCGCTGGAGCTGGCCTGCTCCATGAAGATCGAGACCATGGCGTTCCCCTCTATCAGCACCGGTGCCTACGGGTATCCTCTGGATCAGGCAGCGGCTGTGGCGGTAGATGGTATCGAGACCTTCCTTGCAACGCACCAGCAACCCAGGCTGGTGCGAATGGTTTGCTTCAGCCAGACCGTTCTGGATACGTACCGGATGGCACAGGAAACTTGGGAAAATCGGCCCGATAAGACAGTCCGATCTTAG
- a CDS encoding carboxypeptidase regulatory-like domain-containing protein, which translates to MFHGAQNRRAGMEISRKVITGLLLFGLSSAHLLASEISINVRWGTFSPTQLTGALVLPEQLDGSQEFVQGRNDTSQDGHVSSGGGDLRGMSMNSLSWTIQPARHGLYQLYLFPQAESGINMRAWDSQVVVEVEIDGEVHRLDPPSSSNGNAWHALTLNGATGEIHQPQRFFPVRRMIYGNVRNAQDGEPLAGVTVRLTDALSGTSLESHETVTSNTGFYVIHSFPMGRYNVTFEQEDFIAATSSVDFMRHDLPTLRNALLSQDNLPPSSIRIALSWGANPPDLDAHLRGPGDDDTPFHISYHNMRIYNERHYLDVDAREGYGPETITINGLDSGTYQYTVHDFTNRRNRNSWGLAGSGARVTVYHGSQQVAEFPVPQREGTVWDVFTVDGDTGNLTPVNDLRFAETP; encoded by the coding sequence ATGTTTCATGGCGCACAGAACCGCAGAGCAGGGATGGAGATATCACGGAAGGTGATTACAGGGTTACTGCTCTTTGGCCTTTCTTCAGCTCACCTGCTGGCTTCGGAGATATCAATTAACGTCAGATGGGGCACCTTCAGTCCCACTCAACTAACAGGGGCACTGGTGCTTCCGGAGCAGCTCGATGGCTCCCAGGAGTTCGTCCAGGGACGGAACGACACCTCTCAAGATGGTCATGTTTCGTCTGGAGGAGGTGATCTGCGAGGCATGTCCATGAACTCCCTCAGCTGGACAATACAACCAGCCCGACACGGTTTGTACCAGCTCTATTTATTCCCTCAGGCTGAATCGGGAATCAATATGAGGGCCTGGGACAGCCAGGTGGTTGTCGAGGTAGAGATCGATGGAGAAGTGCACCGCCTGGATCCGCCTTCCAGCAGCAACGGCAACGCCTGGCATGCCCTGACGCTCAACGGTGCAACGGGAGAAATCCACCAGCCCCAGCGATTTTTCCCGGTGCGCCGAATGATCTATGGAAATGTTCGCAACGCCCAGGATGGTGAGCCTTTGGCCGGTGTAACCGTTCGTCTGACCGACGCGCTCTCGGGAACTTCCCTGGAGAGCCACGAGACCGTAACGAGCAACACCGGATTCTATGTGATTCACAGTTTCCCCATGGGCCGTTACAACGTGACCTTTGAACAAGAGGATTTTATTGCAGCGACATCCTCGGTTGACTTTATGCGCCATGATCTTCCAACGCTTCGGAACGCCCTCCTCTCGCAGGATAACTTGCCCCCCAGCTCCATCCGGATAGCACTCTCCTGGGGCGCAAATCCTCCTGATCTTGACGCACATCTGAGGGGTCCCGGCGATGACGATACACCCTTCCACATTAGCTACCACAACATGAGAATCTACAACGAGCGTCACTATCTGGATGTGGATGCCCGCGAAGGTTATGGGCCGGAGACAATCACCATTAATGGTCTTGATTCAGGAACGTACCAATACACGGTCCACGACTTCACAAACAGGCGCAACCGCAACTCCTGGGGACTGGCCGGGAGCGGTGCGCGGGTAACGGTGTACCATGGAAGCCAACAGGTAGCGGAGTTTCCCGTTCCGCAACGGGAGGGGACCGTCTGGGATGTTTTTACCGTAGACGGAGATACAGGAAACCTCACTCCCGTGAATGACCTGAGGTTCGCCGAAACCCCCTGA